One window of Mesorhizobium sp. WSM4904 genomic DNA carries:
- a CDS encoding FAD-dependent oxidoreductase, translating into MNVSGETTKSLWMKNAKFPPAQRLKQDERCDVAVVGAGIAGVSVAYELALAGRKVVLVDRGPLLGGMTSRTTAHLAPICDDGLSELVRVRGEELGRGFQESQAAAVDRIEQHVRDLGINCDFRRLDGFLFPAAWMDEEEAGKTCEEEYEAAGKVGATAEHGKGVPLKGHESAPVLRYPNQATFHPLKYLQALLADFEKRGGKVFADSAVVEVEEGEQGGRLRVEGGGTIMAKSAVFATNSPINTVVAIHSKMAPYRTYAMAFELPKGSLPDALYWDMDDPYYYVRLHPGAAEIDYLIAGGRDHKSGEADDGDARFDALKAWIRALVPGLEDETARWSGQVLNTVDYCGFIGRSPGSHNVFISTGDSGQGMTHGALAGLLIRDLIVKGSSKWESVYAPDRMPPAALANYVSENLRAVKNFAEYLLPGEITSAEDLKPGEGGILRDGLSKLAVCRDQSGQVHMRSASCTHLGCIVHWNSTEQCWDCPCHGSQFAPDGSVLNGPAIHALPEKDATAASPITLRTRGTQ; encoded by the coding sequence ATGAACGTCAGCGGCGAAACCACCAAATCCCTTTGGATGAAGAATGCGAAATTCCCTCCGGCTCAACGGCTCAAACAAGATGAGCGATGCGACGTCGCTGTGGTGGGCGCCGGCATCGCTGGTGTCTCCGTGGCTTACGAACTCGCCCTGGCGGGGCGGAAAGTAGTATTGGTAGACCGCGGCCCGCTACTGGGGGGCATGACGTCTCGCACGACCGCTCACTTGGCGCCGATCTGCGACGACGGGCTGAGCGAACTCGTCAGGGTACGTGGCGAGGAACTAGGACGAGGTTTCCAGGAGAGCCAAGCGGCTGCCGTCGACCGGATCGAGCAACATGTAAGGGACCTCGGGATAAACTGCGACTTCCGGCGTCTCGACGGTTTTCTCTTTCCGGCGGCGTGGATGGACGAAGAGGAAGCCGGAAAGACTTGCGAAGAAGAATACGAGGCGGCCGGCAAGGTTGGTGCCACGGCCGAGCACGGCAAAGGCGTCCCGCTCAAAGGGCACGAGTCGGCACCTGTCTTGCGCTATCCCAACCAAGCCACCTTCCACCCGCTCAAATATCTCCAGGCGCTTCTGGCCGACTTTGAGAAACGGGGCGGCAAGGTGTTCGCCGACAGCGCCGTCGTCGAGGTCGAGGAAGGCGAGCAGGGGGGTCGCCTCCGTGTCGAGGGTGGAGGGACGATCATGGCGAAGAGTGCGGTCTTCGCCACCAACTCCCCCATCAACACCGTCGTCGCGATCCACAGCAAGATGGCGCCCTACCGCACTTACGCCATGGCTTTCGAATTGCCCAAGGGCTCGCTTCCGGACGCGCTCTATTGGGATATGGATGATCCCTACTACTACGTTCGTCTCCATCCCGGTGCGGCCGAAATCGATTATCTGATAGCGGGCGGAAGAGATCACAAATCCGGAGAAGCCGACGATGGGGACGCGCGTTTTGATGCTCTCAAGGCATGGATCCGAGCGCTGGTGCCTGGCTTGGAAGATGAGACGGCACGATGGTCGGGCCAGGTTCTCAATACCGTCGACTATTGCGGCTTCATCGGCCGCAGCCCTGGCAGCCACAACGTCTTCATCTCCACCGGAGATTCTGGGCAAGGCATGACGCACGGCGCATTGGCGGGACTTCTCATCCGCGACTTGATCGTCAAGGGGTCAAGCAAGTGGGAAAGTGTCTATGCTCCCGATCGGATGCCACCGGCGGCGCTGGCGAATTACGTCAGCGAGAACCTCAGGGCGGTAAAGAACTTCGCCGAATATTTGCTGCCGGGCGAAATCACGTCGGCCGAAGATCTCAAACCTGGCGAAGGCGGCATCCTCCGGGACGGCCTGAGCAAGCTCGCGGTTTGCCGCGACCAAAGCGGGCAAGTCCATATGCGTTCCGCTTCCTGCACGCATCTCGGCTGTATCGTCCACTGGAACTCGACCGAACAATGCTGGGACTGCCCATGCCACGGATCGCAGTTCGCACCTGACGGCAGCGTTCTGAACGGGCCGGCCATTCATGCTTTGCCGGAGAAGGACGCCACTGCAGCCTCGCCTATCACCTTGCGCACCCGGGGCACACAATAG
- a CDS encoding FAD-binding oxidoreductase, which produces MDVIVLGGGLMGTASAYFLARRGASVTLIERNRIGSGATVASFGNIRRTGRHLSQLPLAHRSLTLWGKAKKMLGRDVEFRATGHIRLIFDDGGLADMRAYAQAARSWGLELEELDPRGIRTRFPGLGPDAIAASFSPQDGSGNPRLIAPAFAEAARKLGAEIIEGAPVEKIERTDSGFLVATSKGPFAAECLLNAAGAWGARIAALFGEEVPLDARGPQIGVTEPLPHRILPVVGIWTRDKHYGAYLRQVERGNIVFGGAAERVPVDLDPGRAKADPMRLPVQLRAVARLLPAIAKVAVIRTWSGCEGYVRDMLPIMGQSATTPGLFHAFGFSGHGFQLGPGVGEAMAELITTGRCETLLDDFRADRFSRAA; this is translated from the coding sequence ATGGATGTGATCGTGCTGGGCGGCGGGCTGATGGGGACGGCCTCGGCCTATTTCCTCGCCAGGCGCGGCGCGAGCGTGACCCTGATCGAGCGCAACCGGATCGGCAGCGGGGCCACTGTCGCCTCTTTCGGCAACATCCGGCGCACGGGGCGTCATCTGTCCCAGCTTCCGCTGGCTCACCGCTCGCTCACACTATGGGGCAAGGCCAAGAAGATGCTTGGACGCGACGTGGAGTTCCGCGCCACCGGTCATATCCGGCTGATCTTCGATGATGGCGGCCTCGCCGACATGCGGGCCTACGCTCAAGCTGCGCGGTCATGGGGGCTCGAGTTGGAGGAGCTCGACCCGCGCGGGATCCGTACCCGCTTTCCCGGCCTCGGTCCCGACGCGATCGCGGCATCGTTCTCGCCGCAGGACGGCAGCGGCAATCCGCGGCTGATCGCGCCGGCCTTTGCCGAAGCCGCCCGCAAGCTCGGCGCGGAAATCATCGAGGGAGCCCCGGTCGAAAAGATCGAGCGGACCGACTCCGGTTTCCTTGTCGCCACCTCAAAAGGTCCATTCGCCGCCGAATGCCTGCTCAATGCCGCAGGCGCTTGGGGCGCGCGCATTGCCGCGCTGTTCGGCGAGGAGGTTCCGCTCGATGCCCGCGGACCGCAGATCGGCGTGACCGAGCCGTTGCCGCACCGAATCCTGCCGGTGGTCGGCATCTGGACGCGCGACAAGCATTATGGCGCCTATTTGCGTCAGGTCGAGCGTGGCAATATCGTCTTCGGTGGCGCGGCCGAAAGGGTGCCGGTGGATCTTGATCCGGGCCGTGCGAAGGCCGATCCCATGCGCCTTCCGGTGCAGCTGCGCGCCGTCGCGCGGCTTCTGCCGGCAATCGCAAAGGTCGCGGTCATCCGCACTTGGTCCGGCTGCGAGGGCTATGTGCGCGACATGTTGCCGATCATGGGGCAATCGGCAACGACGCCGGGCCTGTTCCACGCCTTCGGCTTCAGCGGACACGGCTTCCAGCTCGGCCCGGGCGTGGGCGAGGCCATGGCCGAACTCATCACGACCGGCCGCTGCGAAACACTGCTCGATGATTTCAGAGCGGATCGTTTCAGTCGCGCGGCCTGA
- a CDS encoding LysR family transcriptional regulator, translating into MRARQLEVFIAIMRAGTVTAAARMLNISQPALSQTLLHTEDELGFTLFERVKGRLRPTPEALEIFPDAERLSAGLDGLRRKTTDLRLGRTGLVRVAASPPPAMAILPCAFTRFRAQHPDILLRSHSAPIAAIVDMLRAGDASLGVAMDDRLPPDIEAEVIGSVGFTCLLPSGHALQEKTELTLADLAGEELVSYRGNTRPADELAHAARAQGVALSPSIEIDASISAIGFVQAGLGIALVDALLPWRQFAGLAVRPLAAGPEFPIALLTSRARALSLADEMMRDEIRSACAVVLGERDSMA; encoded by the coding sequence ATGCGGGCGCGGCAGCTCGAAGTGTTCATCGCCATCATGCGTGCGGGTACCGTGACCGCAGCGGCGCGGATGCTGAACATTTCCCAGCCTGCGCTCAGCCAAACCCTGCTTCATACGGAGGACGAACTCGGCTTCACGTTATTCGAGCGGGTGAAGGGCCGGCTTCGCCCGACCCCGGAGGCTTTGGAGATTTTCCCCGATGCCGAGAGGCTGTCGGCAGGGCTCGATGGGCTGCGCCGCAAGACCACGGATCTCCGCCTCGGTCGCACGGGGCTGGTGCGGGTCGCGGCCTCGCCGCCGCCGGCCATGGCGATACTGCCGTGCGCGTTCACCAGGTTTCGGGCGCAGCACCCAGACATATTGCTGCGTTCCCATAGCGCTCCGATCGCCGCGATCGTCGATATGCTGCGCGCAGGTGACGCCAGCCTCGGCGTAGCCATGGATGACCGCCTGCCTCCCGACATCGAGGCCGAGGTGATCGGGAGCGTGGGCTTCACATGCCTGCTACCCTCCGGCCACGCGTTGCAGGAGAAGACCGAGTTGACGCTTGCCGACCTCGCCGGGGAAGAGTTAGTCTCCTACCGTGGAAACACGCGTCCCGCCGACGAACTGGCCCATGCGGCCCGCGCGCAGGGTGTGGCGCTTTCGCCGTCGATCGAGATCGACGCATCCATCTCCGCGATCGGCTTCGTCCAGGCCGGTCTGGGTATCGCCCTCGTCGATGCACTGCTGCCGTGGCGCCAGTTTGCCGGGCTTGCCGTCAGGCCGCTCGCGGCGGGACCGGAATTTCCGATCGCGCTGCTTACTTCGCGCGCCCGAGCCCTTTCGCTGGCCGACGAGATGATGCGCGATGAAATCCGTTCGGCCTGTGCCGTTGTCTTGGGCGAGCGAGACTCAATGGCATAA
- a CDS encoding hydantoinase/oxoprolinase family protein encodes MDSAIARAADGAQKGADWKVGVDIGGTFIDFCALEAKSGRVASLKVLTTPEDPGAELMTGLTLLAERESFDPTHMTRFVHGTTVGINTIIQRKGAPLALFTNAGFEDVIELARLRMPDMYSLFCSRPDPLISRDMVFGIPVRMRADGTESQTPDMAAVERAVAAAKAGRARGIIVSFLHSWRNAAQEASVKAAIARLAPDLFAFSSAEVWPVIREYERSSTAILNGYVHPRVSGYLTALEERLKDHGVPARPMLTKSNGGLMNAAEGKRACVNMLLSGTASGVIGASWLARQAGEDKVLTLDIGGTSADFALIIDGEAQFGTGELIGEFPLHIPSVSVSSIGIGGGSIASVDAQGVLRVGPESAGSTPGPACYGRGGEQPTVTDAMVACGWLGHSEMAYGQLRIDTGLAHRAVGELAARLGRPVEQTAQAILDIAVSEMFVEVEKLASRAGVDLREFTLMPFGGGGPMLGAFLARELGMKRVMAPRRPGVVSALGGLVADLRGDFIRTIFSPLSGASLPTIREAFEALAREGRDWLAAQGHDAAAQLNLSCDMRYVGQSYEIEVVLSPEWLVDGNAEAVKHAFHRTHEQLYDFQDPEGEIELVNVRLSAVGAGPALSFPENDEIDVPAVPARRLPVYTGLSVETVDLHDRQTLLPGSTFRGPAVVVQEDTTFAIPAGTQARVDRHLNLLLTFAE; translated from the coding sequence ATGGACAGCGCCATCGCTCGCGCGGCGGACGGAGCACAGAAAGGGGCCGACTGGAAGGTCGGCGTCGATATCGGCGGGACATTCATCGATTTCTGCGCGCTGGAGGCAAAATCCGGACGCGTCGCTTCGCTGAAGGTGCTGACGACGCCGGAGGATCCGGGCGCCGAGCTGATGACCGGTCTCACCTTGCTTGCCGAGCGCGAAAGCTTCGACCCTACCCATATGACGCGCTTCGTGCACGGCACGACCGTCGGCATCAACACGATCATCCAGCGCAAGGGCGCGCCGCTCGCGCTGTTCACCAATGCCGGCTTCGAGGACGTGATCGAGCTCGCACGGCTTCGAATGCCGGACATGTATTCGCTGTTCTGCTCGCGGCCGGACCCGCTGATCTCGCGCGACATGGTGTTCGGCATCCCTGTCCGCATGCGTGCCGACGGGACTGAATCCCAGACGCCGGACATGGCGGCTGTAGAGAGAGCGGTCGCAGCGGCGAAAGCAGGCAGGGCGCGAGGCATCATCGTGTCGTTCCTCCATTCCTGGCGCAACGCTGCGCAGGAAGCCTCAGTCAAGGCGGCCATTGCTCGCCTGGCACCAGACCTCTTCGCCTTTTCCTCGGCCGAGGTGTGGCCGGTCATCCGCGAATATGAGCGCAGCTCGACGGCCATCCTCAACGGCTATGTCCATCCGCGCGTCTCGGGCTATCTGACTGCGCTCGAAGAGCGGCTGAAGGATCACGGCGTGCCGGCTCGGCCGATGCTGACGAAGTCGAACGGCGGGCTGATGAATGCCGCCGAAGGCAAGCGCGCCTGCGTGAACATGCTGCTGTCGGGAACGGCCTCCGGCGTCATCGGCGCCTCATGGCTGGCTCGCCAGGCCGGCGAGGACAAGGTTCTCACGCTCGACATCGGCGGGACCTCGGCCGACTTCGCGCTCATCATCGATGGCGAGGCGCAGTTCGGAACCGGCGAGCTGATCGGCGAATTTCCGCTCCATATCCCATCCGTGTCGGTCAGCTCGATCGGGATCGGCGGCGGCTCGATCGCCAGTGTCGACGCTCAAGGGGTGTTGCGGGTCGGACCCGAGTCGGCCGGCTCGACGCCTGGACCGGCATGCTACGGCCGCGGCGGCGAGCAGCCTACGGTGACGGACGCCATGGTGGCGTGTGGGTGGCTCGGTCACAGCGAGATGGCCTATGGCCAGCTTCGGATCGACACCGGCCTGGCGCATCGCGCTGTCGGCGAGCTTGCCGCCCGGCTCGGCCGTCCGGTCGAGCAGACCGCGCAGGCGATCCTCGACATCGCGGTGTCGGAAATGTTCGTCGAGGTCGAAAAACTCGCTTCGCGCGCCGGCGTCGACTTGCGCGAATTCACGCTGATGCCGTTCGGCGGCGGCGGCCCCATGCTCGGCGCCTTTCTTGCCCGCGAGCTCGGGATGAAGCGCGTCATGGCGCCGCGCCGCCCCGGCGTGGTGTCGGCGCTGGGCGGGCTGGTGGCTGACCTGCGCGGAGACTTCATCCGCACGATCTTCAGCCCTCTGTCGGGCGCGTCGCTTCCCACAATCCGCGAGGCCTTCGAGGCGCTTGCGCGCGAGGGCCGCGACTGGCTCGCGGCGCAAGGGCACGATGCGGCCGCGCAACTCAATCTCTCCTGCGACATGCGCTATGTCGGGCAAAGCTACGAGATCGAGGTCGTCCTTTCGCCGGAATGGCTGGTCGATGGTAACGCGGAGGCCGTCAAGCATGCGTTCCACCGCACCCACGAGCAGCTCTACGATTTCCAGGATCCGGAGGGCGAGATCGAGCTTGTGAATGTCCGGCTGTCCGCGGTAGGCGCAGGCCCTGCACTCTCCTTCCCGGAGAACGACGAGATCGACGTCCCGGCCGTTCCGGCGCGTCGACTTCCCGTCTATACGGGCCTGAGCGTCGAGACCGTTGACCTCCACGACCGGCAGACGCTCCTACCCGGCAGCACGTTCCGCGGGCCCGCCGTGGTGGTGCAGGAAGACACGACCTTTGCTATTCCCGCGGGAACGCAGGCACGGGTCGACCGCCACCTCAACCTTCTGCTGACCTTCGCGGAGTAA
- a CDS encoding hydantoinase B/oxoprolinase family protein, whose translation MFDRTNLQVLANHARAAAENMAHTLHRTAHSAFVKETQDFTVMLMDRSGATFAVPMELGATWYPGLSYHRAIAMVGDYRPGDVAFTNDPYSGHVATHAPDTHLWKPVFVEGEIVAWTGGHIHNTDMGGAVPASLSRALTEIHQEGIRFPPMKLVREGVFDETILRIMSTNVRKPDLNIGDIKALVGALNTGERKIQAMVRKFGKAGFIEGVSALLDHAEAQARDVLHSMPDGTWEFADYADEDSVEANPCRLKLTLTIRADEAVLDFTGSDPQLGSSLNVPSGGDPRHTMLLVGVYYVLYTLNPKILLNTGLTRPFTCITPQGSVLNPVHPAAVGMRSLTCARLRSVIFGAFSQAVPERLPAAPAGNNCIVNVMTTDERTSRSVIAAVNPVVGGGGAMPHRDGTNGSGADAAYLKNTPIEITETETPVEFVKYGLARDSGGAGRWRGGLATEMAFRVFAPDSRITARNRDRSFFRPWGVLGGKAAGLSDMVVNAGTEHERRLGNIDTAVLQPGDVLEIRSAGGGGRGDPHQREPWRVAEDVRRGYVSPTAAERDYGVVFRGGEVDEQATAQLRARHKPAASHFHFGPERDGYEAQWTPAAYDQFHAILDALPIHWRFFAKTEIFRRMKDRSGAHGVQAAFDAVCERFPELPRPRPVREAAE comes from the coding sequence TTGTTCGACCGGACAAATCTTCAGGTTCTGGCAAATCATGCCCGCGCGGCCGCCGAGAACATGGCGCACACGCTGCACCGCACCGCGCACTCCGCCTTCGTCAAGGAGACTCAGGACTTCACGGTGATGCTGATGGACCGTTCTGGGGCGACTTTCGCCGTCCCGATGGAACTCGGCGCCACCTGGTATCCGGGGCTTTCCTATCACCGCGCTATTGCCATGGTGGGCGACTATCGGCCGGGCGACGTCGCCTTCACCAACGATCCCTATTCCGGCCATGTCGCGACACACGCGCCCGACACGCATCTGTGGAAGCCGGTCTTCGTCGAAGGCGAGATCGTCGCCTGGACGGGAGGGCATATCCACAACACAGACATGGGCGGCGCCGTGCCGGCTTCGCTGAGCCGCGCGCTCACCGAGATCCATCAGGAAGGCATCCGCTTTCCGCCGATGAAGCTGGTGAGGGAAGGCGTCTTCGACGAAACGATCCTGCGGATCATGAGCACCAATGTGCGCAAACCCGACCTCAACATCGGCGACATCAAGGCGCTGGTGGGCGCGCTCAACACCGGCGAGCGCAAGATCCAGGCGATGGTGAGGAAGTTCGGCAAAGCCGGCTTCATCGAAGGCGTTTCCGCTCTTCTCGATCATGCTGAGGCGCAGGCGCGCGACGTGCTGCATTCCATGCCCGACGGCACATGGGAATTCGCCGACTACGCCGACGAGGATTCGGTCGAGGCCAATCCCTGCCGGCTCAAGCTGACGCTGACCATCAGGGCCGACGAGGCGGTGCTCGACTTCACTGGTTCCGATCCGCAGCTCGGCTCCTCGCTCAACGTGCCTTCGGGCGGCGACCCGCGCCACACCATGCTGCTCGTCGGCGTCTACTATGTGCTCTACACGCTCAACCCGAAAATCCTCCTCAACACCGGGCTTACCCGGCCGTTCACCTGCATCACGCCGCAAGGTTCGGTGCTGAACCCGGTCCATCCCGCCGCCGTTGGCATGCGCTCGCTTACCTGCGCCCGGCTGCGCTCGGTCATTTTCGGCGCCTTCTCGCAGGCGGTGCCGGAACGTTTGCCGGCGGCGCCTGCCGGCAACAATTGCATCGTCAATGTCATGACCACCGACGAGCGCACCAGCCGCAGCGTCATCGCGGCGGTGAACCCGGTTGTGGGCGGCGGCGGCGCGATGCCGCATCGCGATGGCACCAACGGATCGGGTGCCGATGCCGCCTATCTCAAGAATACGCCGATCGAGATCACCGAGACCGAGACCCCGGTCGAGTTCGTCAAATACGGCCTCGCCAGGGACAGCGGCGGCGCCGGGCGTTGGCGGGGCGGGCTGGCGACCGAAATGGCTTTTCGCGTTTTCGCGCCGGACTCCAGGATCACGGCGCGCAACCGCGACCGCAGCTTCTTCCGCCCGTGGGGCGTGCTGGGCGGCAAGGCGGCGGGCCTGTCGGACATGGTCGTCAACGCGGGAACTGAGCACGAGCGGCGGCTGGGAAACATCGATACGGCAGTGCTGCAGCCGGGCGACGTGCTCGAGATCCGCTCCGCCGGCGGCGGCGGGCGCGGCGATCCACACCAGCGCGAGCCCTGGCGGGTGGCTGAGGATGTACGGCGCGGCTATGTCTCGCCAACTGCTGCCGAGCGCGACTATGGCGTCGTCTTCCGCGGCGGCGAGGTCGACGAGCAGGCGACCGCGCAACTGCGAGCGCGGCATAAGCCGGCCGCCAGCCATTTCCATTTCGGGCCGGAGCGTGACGGCTATGAGGCACAGTGGACTCCGGCCGCCTACGACCAATTTCATGCCATATTGGACGCCCTGCCGATCCACTGGCGGTTCTTCGCCAAGACGGAGATTTTTCGGCGCATGAAAGACCGCTCTGGAGCGCATGGCGTCCAGGCCGCCTTCGATGCGGTCTGCGAACGCTTCCCTGAATTGCCACGTCCGAGGCCGGTGCGAGAGGCCGCGGAATGA
- a CDS encoding (2Fe-2S)-binding protein has translation MNTGRIVRLAERDRPEVRVVIDGETCSALAGDTVLTAMLASGLALRNSEFGPEPRAGFCLMGACQDCWVWQEEGPRLRTCSTPVIEGMRLRTTPRESWR, from the coding sequence ATGAATACTGGCCGCATCGTTCGGCTGGCCGAGCGCGACCGCCCAGAGGTGCGTGTTGTTATCGACGGTGAGACATGCAGTGCGCTTGCCGGCGACACCGTGCTGACCGCCATGCTGGCGTCCGGACTCGCGTTACGAAACTCCGAGTTCGGGCCCGAGCCGCGCGCCGGCTTCTGCCTGATGGGCGCCTGCCAGGACTGCTGGGTGTGGCAGGAAGAGGGGCCGCGCCTGCGCACATGTTCCACGCCGGTTATTGAGGGCATGCGGTTGCGGACGACCCCGCGGGAGAGCTGGCGGTGA